CAGGATTCAGGGCTGCGTGTTTCCTCCTGCTCTGGGCGTAGCTGCCTCACCAGGTGGGGCCGAGACAGCTCAAAAGGGAGGGATTCTGTGCCTTCACCCCAAACTGAAGAGAAGTTTCCCAATCACGGAACTACGTGAGGCCCAAGGTCCCCTCCTGTGCACACGCTCCGTGGTCCTCCATCTGCTTTGCCCCACGAGGCTCCTGGAGTCTCATTTACTCCAGGATTTGAGTACTGGGGAGCAGAGGCCTCACCCCCAGGCCTGGCCTTGCGTCCCGTGGGGAGGGCTCGGCGGTGCCCCCTGGTGGCTTGCTTGGGCCTGacatcctcctccctcctccagcggGACTGTCAAAACTACATCAAGATCCTCCTGCCACTCAACAGCAGCCACCTGTTCACCTGTGGCACTGCGGCCTTCAGCCCCGTGTGCACCTACGTTGTGAGTGCCCCTCCTCACCCTGGGCTCGCCTGCGGCTGGCCTGGGAACTGCCTGTCTTTGTGCCCCAGGGAGCTGGTCTCTAGCACTGACCCCTGCTAAAGGGCAGGCCCCAGGGGGAGGCTTCTTGACAGCAGTGGGCCCCGAGAGCCCTgaggcccagccccagccctgatgGCCAGGTTGCCCTGCagggggcggtggggggtgggattCCCCAGGCACAAAAGTGCTGGCTGACCCACAGTCACGCCCTCttgcttcctccagctctttcCCCTGCTCTCACTCAGTTCCCGCCAGGCCACCTTGTCCATCCTCCTCAACACACGCATACTCTTTACGCACACCTTCGTAAAGGGTGGCATTTTGAGGCTTTGGAGCAaccagctttggagtcagacatacCTGAGTTTAAATCGTCGCTGCCCTTTCCTGGCTCACGTTGCGTTTCTaagcctcctctcctctctgttaCGTGGGGCAACAGTGCCCACCACGTCAGGTCCTGGTGAGACGGTGCTGGGACTGTGCCCGGGGTGCCCGTCAgacccctcccttctctccagcaCACCTCCCTGTTCACCCGCCGAGCCCGCTCACTCCCTGGCGTGCCCCTGAGCTCTCCCATCTGCTCCCCTGCAGAACATGGAGAACTTTACCCTGGCACAGGACGTGGTGGGGAACATCCTCCTGGAAGATGGCAAGGGCCGTTGTCCCTTTGACCCCAATTTCAAGTCCACGGCCCTGGTGGTGGGTGAGTGTTGGGGGTCAGGGGGGCAGGATGGGCTCATTGAGGCTCCATGTGAGGGCGGGCAGGGGAGCAGGGTGGGCCCCAGGTCTGAGCTGGTGGGTCCATGCCACACCGATTCCCAGCGGGTGCGGCGACCCTGGGCTGCCCTCGGGTTGGCTTTTCTTAGTTCCTActccctcctctgtcctcctCAAACAAGAAGGGCAGCACTCGTGTCACTCCGGGCCTTGAGCGGGAAGGGGCTGTGCTGAGGGCTCATTCCCATGGGCATGTCCTCTTGGCAGATGGCGAGCTGTACACTGGAACAGTCAGCAGCTTCCAGGGGAATGACCCAGCCATCTCACGGAGCCAAAGCCTCCGCCCCACCAAGACCGAGAGCTCCCTCAACTGGCTACAAGGTGAAGTCCTCTCGCCCCACCCAGTGGGCTGTCACGGGGCCTCAGGGAGGGGGCCCTGTCCACCCAGCAGGGCCTGAGAACAGAGTCTCGCCTGTCTGGGATCCCTGGGCTGACTCTGTGCTCCCCACTGGCCCCCACAGACCCAGCGTTTGTGGCCTCAGCCTACATTCCCGAGAGCCTGGGCAGCCTGCAAGGGGACGATGACAAGATCTACTTCTTCTTCAGCGAGACTGGTCAGGAGTTTGAGTTCTTTGAGAACACCATCGTGTCCCGCATTGCCCGTGTCTGCAAGGTGAGCAGGCCGGGCCATCCCAGAGACCCCGAAGGCTCCTCGGGTATAGAACCAGAAGGCCCCGCACCTGTGGCCTTCTCCTGTCCTCCAGGAGGAACGGCTTGGCTactggcttttctttctctccttttcagttaaaatgtctctgtttttccttatttattttaaaaaacatgaaaacgTAGAAAAGTACACACGAAAATCACTTACAAGATAAGAGGCACCGTGGTATCGTGATTAAGAGCATAGACTctagagccaggctgcctgggttcaaaccctgcaggccgtgtgatcttgggcagttTCCTTACTGAGAAATCAGTTCGTTTCCTTCTCTGTTCAGTGGAAATCATAACAAAACTCCCTCAGGGTTGTTAACGATCTGTGTAGGGCTTTTAGAGATGTGGTGAGCAACCACTTGTTGTCGACTATTGGTGTTATAATCCCACCATCCTACCACAAGAAGTTAGAGTGttccttgctatttttttttttggcacgtGTGTAAATACATacgtatttatattatttaacacCATGTACAAACAAGAGTTATACTGTAATGTGATTCTTCAGCTCCTCTTTTTGCTCAGTGGTGAATCGTGACATCTTTCCACGTTTGTAGATAGACTCCCCTTCGTCCTTTTCCCTGGTGTCCCACAGTAAGGAAAGCGCTGTCATTTACTTAGCTAGCCTCCCGGTGAGGGGACCTGACGGCTGCCACCTCAAGTCTTCTTGATGTGAAATGGACTCAGGCCTGGCTTTGGGTCTGTCTGGCTCTTCCTGGCGTCTGTCTCAGCCACCGTTGGGGAGGGGGCAGCGAGGAGCACCAAGTGTCCCACCCCTGCTCGTGCCTAAGCCCtggccctctctccctctcccagggTGATGAGGGGGGCGAGCGGGTCCTGCAGCAGCGCTGGACGTCCTTCCTGAAGGCCCAGCTGCTGTGCTTGCGGCCTGACGATGGCTTCCCGTTCAACGTACTGCAAGACGTCTTCACGctgagccccagcccccaggaatGGGGTGACACCCTCTTCTACGGGGTCTTCACATCCCAGTGGTAGGACCCCCAGGACCTAGCTGGGAACGGGGTTGGGGGGATGAGTTGGGGCCGGGATTGGGCCCCGCTGGCCTCATCGTGAgccccagggctgctgggctAATCTGGCCACTTCCTTGGTAGGCACAGGGGGACCACAGAAGGCTCTGCCATCTGTGTCTTCACCATGAAGGACGTGCAGAGGGCCTTCAATGGCCTCTACAAGGAGGTGAACCGCGAGACGCAGCAGTGGTACACCGTAACCCACCTGGTGCCTTCACCCCGGCCCGGCGCGGTGAGTGCTGCCCCTGTGCTGGGAGGATGGGTCCCCAACTGTGCTGGGATCACTTGCtttctctgagtttgttttctCACCTTGAAAGTGGGGACGAAGCCCAGGCCTGCTTGTCTTTCTGAGTTAGATGTGACCATGAATGTCGGGGTGGCTTCAAACCTGCTTTAGGCCAGGCAGGGGTGTCCCCCATCAGGACACTGACTGCACGTGCCTCTCCCCAACTCTGCCATGagctccttatttatttattgagtgacaGGCCATGGGGAAAtagtcctttcttctttccttccagcCTCATGGGCTCCCCACAAAGCAGACCTTGAGACAAGGATGTGAGTGCCAGCAGTTTTTAGGGGAGGTAATCCCAGGAAGAAGCAGGAGGGGACAGGAttgtgggaggagggggcggagCTAAGAAAGTGTGTGTCACTGAGCTGCTACTGCTGTGGGCACCTGGAGCTCGTTCCCTGGGGCCCTGGGAGGCTGCGTGGAGCACATCTCAGCATTGTCCCACTGGGGTGTTTGTCACCAACTCCTGTGCAGTTGAGGGTCACTCCAGGGTATTAATTCCTGGGGCTTTTACAGAGAATGACCTGGGGCAGAGAGAATCAGGAAGTGCCCCTGGCAATATGGGAAACTAATTGCAGGCACCCTCATGCCCCTATACTAGGAAGCCTTGGTCAGCCAGGGCGTCCTGAGAGAGCACTGCCAAAAGGATGCTACAGGAGCAGGAAGTGTGGTCATGCTTCTTGAGGCTTgcggaagggggtgggggaagggtgggcaggaaggagagaTGGTTGGTGGGCAGAGAGGGGGAGACCCTGGCAGCTGGGGCCCTTGGGCGCCCCACACCCTGGGCTTTGCCCTTAGGCCTGTAGATCAGTGCGCCGGCTTCGCAGAACTGGAGTGCTGTGCTGTGGCTTCCAAGGGCGGGGCAGGTACCCCTGCTGTTCACTGGGGAGATAGGGCCGGCAGTCCCAGTGGGATTTGCAGGACCCACATCCTGCTTGCTGCCCTGAGTGCCACTCGCCTCAAGCCACCGCCTTCTCCTTCAGTGCATCACCAACAGCACCCGGGAAAGGAAGATCAGCTCGTCCCTGCAGCTCCCCGACCGTGTGCTGAACTTCCTCAAGGACCACTTCCTGATGGATGGGCAGGTCCGCAGCCGCCTGTTACTCCTGCAGCCCCAGGCCCGCTACCAGCGTGTGGCTGTCCACCGCGTCCCTGGCCTGCAGCGCACCTACGACGTCCTCTTCCTAGGCACTAGTGAGTGCCCACAGCAGTGCAGGCTCAGAGTCAACAGGGCTAGCTTTTGGGACATGGGCCTCAGGCTCTGCGCAGGGCCTGAGTGCTGTCCATGTTGCAGGTGACGGCTGGCTGCACAAGGCGGTGAGCGTGGGCCCCGGGGTGCATATCATCGAGGAGCTCCAGATCTTCTCATCAGGACAGCCCGTGCAGAACCTGCTCCTGGATGCCGACAGGGTGAGCAGAGGAGGAGTCCGGGCAGCGTGCTTGGGGTGCCCGACTCCTGCCCCAGCCAGATGGAGAGATCCAGGCTTCTGGAATAAGCTCTCAGAATGTGGGGGCCCGGGAGCATGAGAGGAGGCCCCCTGTGGGTGGCTTTTGTGTGCACTCCAGCCGGGGGCAGCTCTGGGTGCTGGCCCTGGCTGCCTGTGCCCGCTTCTCATCCCCCGTGCCTGTGCAGGGACTGCTGTATGCTGCCTCACACTCGGGTGTGGTCCAGGTGCCCGTGGCCAACTGCAGCCTGTACCAGAGCTGCGGGGACTGCCTCCTGGCCCGGGACCCCTACTGCGCTTGGAGCGGCTCCAGCTGCAAGCACGTCAGCCTTTACCGGCCTGCGATGGCCTCCAGGTGAGAGCTCCTGAAGGCTCCACCCACTTTTCCAACCCTATGCACTAGGCCTCCGAGTGCCTTCCCTAGGCCCTCTGTGGAATCACCACACAGCCTCATTTGTGTCCACTGTCTGGGAATAATTATTAATCAGCTCCCCTTCTGACTCTCATCAAGTGTTGTTCAAACGATAAATTATGTTTGCCTTACCCATCTGTAAAGCAGAGACAAGATTTGGTAAAGTATGAAATATTAGAGCTATGAAAAGCTTTGCAGGAGAATGTCAATTGGCATGTGAATGTAGTTAAGGAACAAAAAAATAAGGGCTACATAACAGTCCcattaagggaattccctggcggtccagtagttaggactctgcgcttccactgcagtggtcacaggttcgatccctgattggggaactcaGGTCCTGCaagtggtgcggccaaaaaccaaccaacccattaaaaactgttttcaaaatcacttatttagatttaaaattttcatatagaaaaaaatagagataaataaaattaaaactacccTAATCCTACCCCCTAGAGAGACTTACAGTGAGATTTTAATATATATCCCCCCAGATTTTTCTACAtatgtgtaaaataaacaaaaatacacatattttaagtaaatatggGATCTGTCCTATTTGTAGTGTACATACTTCACTCAAGGGGATACCTGGTTCCagttttatatttcaaaacaccatgtatgcatatacatatgtacacctGAAGGCACACTCAAAAAAAATGCTGCCTGCCATTCTCGCTGGATGGTTGATTGTGACTTTTATAATGTTTTTAGCCTTTGtgctttttttccagttttctaaaaACAAATCAATGCATGTGCATTGCTTTAAAAGAGACaggtatatacatacagatagAGCTGTCCTTCCAGACTTTTTCTAAGAGCTCAA
Above is a genomic segment from Tursiops truncatus isolate mTurTru1 chromosome 2, mTurTru1.mat.Y, whole genome shotgun sequence containing:
- the SEMA4B gene encoding semaphorin-4B translates to MGRGSRPPPPLLLLMLLLLLPPSPIRALAPRISLPLGSEKRSLLRFEVDHISNYTALLLSRDGRTLYVGAREALFALNSSVSFLPGGGYQELLWSADAERKQQCSFKGKDPQRDCQNYIKILLPLNSSHLFTCGTAAFSPVCTYVNMENFTLAQDVVGNILLEDGKGRCPFDPNFKSTALVVDGELYTGTVSSFQGNDPAISRSQSLRPTKTESSLNWLQDPAFVASAYIPESLGSLQGDDDKIYFFFSETGQEFEFFENTIVSRIARVCKGDEGGERVLQQRWTSFLKAQLLCLRPDDGFPFNVLQDVFTLSPSPQEWGDTLFYGVFTSQWHRGTTEGSAICVFTMKDVQRAFNGLYKEVNRETQQWYTVTHLVPSPRPGACITNSTRERKISSSLQLPDRVLNFLKDHFLMDGQVRSRLLLLQPQARYQRVAVHRVPGLQRTYDVLFLGTSDGWLHKAVSVGPGVHIIEELQIFSSGQPVQNLLLDADRGLLYAASHSGVVQVPVANCSLYQSCGDCLLARDPYCAWSGSSCKHVSLYRPAMASRPWIQDIEGANARELCNTSSSKARSFVPRGEKHCEPVQFQPHTVNTLACPLLSNLATRLWLHNGVPINASASCRVLSTGDLLLVGRQQELGEFQCWSLEEGFRQLEASYCPKVVEDAVADRADQSGSVPVIISTSRVSAPAGGRASWGAEKSYWTEFLVMCTLFVFAMVLFILFFLYRHRGGMKVFLKQGECASVHPKMHPVVLPPETRPLNGVGPPNTPLDHRGYQALSDSSPGPRVFTESEKRPLSIQDSFVEVSPVCPRPRVRLGSEIRDSVV